From a region of the Rhinatrema bivittatum chromosome 15, aRhiBiv1.1, whole genome shotgun sequence genome:
- the LOC115076624 gene encoding chymotrypsin-like elastase family member 3B: MLKLLVPILLVAGAYGCGQPTYVPNARVVNGENARPYSWPWQVSLQYQKDGAFHHTCGGSLIAPNWVLTAGHCISSSRTYQVVVGEYDRSEEEGAEQRIPVNAGDIFVHPRWNNFCVACGNDVALIKLSRNAELNDKVKLGCLAPAGEILANEYPCYISGWGRLATNGALPNILQQALLAVVDHAHCTQRDWWGSTIKDTMICAGGDIKAGCNGDSGGPLNCQAADGRWHIHGIASFVSSLGCNALKKPTVFTRVSAFNSWVEETIANN; the protein is encoded by the exons ATGCTGAAGCTGTTGGTCCCCATTCTTCTGGTGGCGGGTG CCTATGGGTGTGGTCAACCCACATATGTGCCCAATGCCAGAGTGGTAAATGGTGAGAACGCCAGACCCTACAGCTGGCCCTGGCAG GTCTCTCTACAGTATCAGAAAGACGGGGCTTTTCACCACACCTGCGGAGGCTCCCTCATTGCCCCCAACTGGGTCTTGACTGCTGGGCACTGCATCTC GTCATCCCGTACGTATCAGGTGGTGGTAGGTGAATATGACAGAAGCGAAGAGGAAGGTGCAGAGCAGCGCATCCCAGTCAATGCCGGAGACATCTTTGTTCATCCTCGGTGGAACAATTTCTGCGTTGCCTGTGG taatgATGTTGCGCTCATCAAGCTATCCAGGAATGCTGAGCTAAACGATAAAGTGAAGCTGGGATGCCTCGCGCCTGCTGGTGAAATCCTTGCCAATGAATATCCCTGTTACATCAGCGGCTGGGGGCGCCTGGCCA CCAATGGTGCACTCCCTAACATACTTCAGCAGGCTCTCTTGGCCGTGGTGGACCACGCTCACTGCACCCAGAGGGACTGGTGGGGCAGCACCATCAAGGACACCATGATTTGTGCTGGAGGTGACATCAAGGCTGGCTGCAAC GGTGACTCAGGAGGCCCCCTGAACTGCCAGGCTGCTGATGGAAGATGGCACATCCATGGCATTGCCAGCTTTGTGTCCTCCCTGGGATGCAACGCCTTGAAGAAACCCACCGTCTTCACCCGCGTCTCGGCCTTCAACTCCTGGGTGGAGGAG